The nucleotide sequence GTTAATGCGGATTTCCTCCTCCATGCCCTCACCTCGGCTCCCCCGACCCGCCCACCCATATCTTCATAAAATGCCAGTCTCCACCACTCCCGCGGCCAGATCGGCGTACCCCCGGTCCTCTCGGTACTCCACCAGGTCGGCGGCCAGTTTAATCTCCACGTCATCCGCCAGGTTTGCCGCCACCTGCAGCGCCATCTTCGGCGGCATTGAGACGATGAACTGCTGCGTCAACGCCATGAAGCGCTTTCGGGCCACAAAGGACAGTCCCCCCATCCACGCCCGGTCCAAATACCTTTCATAAATCTCCCGGACCTCCCGGATCCCGAATTCATTCATGCGCTTCCGGATGTCCTGGAAGATCCGGCGCTCCAAGTGCCCCTCGCCCCACGGGACAAAAATCGACACCCGCCGCGGATCCTGTTCGAAGGGCGACCAGCCGCTCACAGCACTCCACCGCCCTTGGGCCGCTTGGACCAGGGCCTTCATTTTCGCCGCGCCGCTGGAGCGGGCCGAGCATCGGGAAAAGTACTGATCCACCTCTTCGTACAGCTCGTGCTCCAGCCACTCGGCCGCCTTGCTCAAACTGCGGTCCGTCTCCTCCCGGACAATGGCGTTCTGATAGACCCAGACCCTGGAATCCTGTTCCCCGCCTCGCAAAAACGAAAAGACCACGATCTCCCCAGGCTCCCCCCCTGTCCCGTGCCGATTGACCCGCCCCGCCGCCTGAATCACCGAGGAGTAGATCGGCCGCGCCCGGTAAACTTTTTGAAAACTCACATCCACACCGGCCTCGATAATCTGGGTGGTCACCGCCCATAACCGCTGCCCCGCTCCCAAACGCTCTTTCATCTCTTCAATCCGCAGCCGCTTGTGCAAGGGCGTCATCAAGCCGTGGAGATGCAAAAGCCGCGGCTCCGAATCGGCGGGGCCCGCATCCTTCAACCTTTCAGACAGCTCTCGATAAACCCTCGCCGCATCCCCAATGGTGTTCAAAATCACGGCCAGATGCCGCGTGTCTCTCTCCCGTCCGACCAGATGATCGGCCAGCTGCTTCTCGTCCCACGGCTCAGCCACGACCCGGGCCCGGTATCGGTCCGGATAACGGATGTCAGGAGGTGCCAGGTGAATCGGGGACTCCTTCAGCCCCGGCCGGAGCGGCGGAAGGGTGGCCGTCACAAAGAGAAACGTCGCATTCATCTCCCGGGCGGCGCCCTGGATCATGGCGAGAAAAGGTTGCCAGACGGAGTCATCGACGATTTGTGGCTCGTCGACAATGACTACGGAATTCTCGAGCCCGGCCAGCCGGAGGGTTTCTTGGGCACGCTGCGCAAAAAAAGCCCGAAACATTTGGTTAAACGTCGTCGCCACCACCGGGGACTGCCAAGATTCCAGCAAGAGAATCGCTTTGTCATCCCATTCACGGTCCTCCGTCATTGACAGAGAATGGTGCTCCATGACTTCCAGCCCCGAGGCCTTGGCGATCTCTCCCGCAGCCTGGGACAAAATCGTCAAATAAGGAGCCACATAGACAATCCTTTCTTTCCCCCGGTCCCCGGCAATCTCCAGCGCCACCCGCAGAGCCGTGAGGGTCTTCCCCAAACCCGTGGGAAGCTTCAAGACATACAAGTCTCCTTCAGGGTTTTGGCGGTATCGCTCCACCGCTTGCTGGTGCACCCGTTGGCGAAGGGCCGTCACGCCGGTGAGCCCGCCTCCCGCCAGCGTGGATCCCGCCGCCTGTCGACCCTTATCTTCGAGAAATTTTTCCAAATGCGCCAAGGCACCCTCCAGCTCTTCGCGCTGAAGCCGCCGGGGCTCGATCTGGGCCGCGTCGAATCGATCCGCGCGAATCAGGGAGGCGGTAGAGAGGCGAAGACACGAAACCGGCGCCTCCGCCTCTTCGTACCTCGCTAACACTGCCTGACCCGTCCAATCCATGTACCATTTGGCCCAAGTGTCAACAAACCCCTTGTGCCAGGCCTTCAACGACCCCACCGTAGGAGCGGACCCGGCAACCTCCGGAAACAGCCGGCTGACCGCGTCGTGGATACCCGGGAGATCAAAGTGTTCCCATTGCGGCGGAAAGCTTCTCCAGGGCACTTCCGTTTCCTCGATATCGCCGAGCCTCCCGTGGTGGTCGAGAAGATCCCGGCACCACCACTGCACACGCCTCCGCAGCTCAGTCTTTTCCCTCCTGGGCATTTTCCAGATATTCAGCAACCGTTCGGCATAATAGGCATACAAAATGGCGCCGTATACCGAGTGCGGCGGCCCCTTCCGGGACCGCGGCGACTCAATGTACCACTGCCATTTTTCGTTTGACTTGCCAATGTCGTGCATCCAACCCGCCAGGTAATCCAGACGCTCGGCGGGCTGGCCCTGGAAATTGCCCACCCCCGATGCCACCGTTTCCAAGTGCCGGGGCAGGGGGAATTGACGTTCCCCCTCCGCAGGACGCGCCACACATTCACCAAATGGTCTTACCACAGGCATACCACCTCGTCCCCAAGTTGCGCAAACCGGACTTTCGGCTCCGCCGGGGAGGCCGCCGGGACAAAGGAAATCGGTTGCCCCTGCACTTCGTACACCAAGTGAACCGCGCCCCGAAATCGCCGTCCGCCCAAATAATGGTAATGAACCCCTCCGATACGCCCCACCTGCAGCTTCGAATCCCCCGGGGACATCACCAACCCCTGAACCACCTGGGTCGGCAGGACCGTTCGACAGCGATAGGTCATCCCCGGCGTCAACTCCACCTCCGGGACCTCCCAAGACCCCACGAACCGGGGAAAGGTCAGGGCAAAGGCACTCCCCAGATATGTGTGATAATGGCTTCTCCCCTCCCGGATCCGCGCCATCAATTCCTCTTGATAATCCCCGTGATAATAAATGCGATAAGCGGGATTGACCACCAATTCAATAGAAGTAGGACGATTCATCGCCGGCCCGCTCGTCAGAAATCCCTTCCCGAGCAAGGACAATTCCTGGAGAACGGTGCGCACCGGGGACAGCAGTTGGATGCCCGCCCAAGATTCACCGCTAAACTCCGCTAATCCCAGAATCGAGCCCAGCAGTCCCCGCAGAGCTGTGCGCGTAATCACCGGATACGACGCATGAGTGGCCGTAGTATCCGGTCGTCGGAAATGAGCCAGGGTGCCCTTCAGGTCGAACACCAGCAGCCGCATCACCTGTCCCACCTTTCACCATGCCGCCTGTTTCTCCCCGGGCAGCTCCCCCTTGATATCGAGGGACGGATCGATCCACCACCTCACCCGGGCCACCCGGTCCCGGTAATCCCGGAGGACCCGGCCGAGATCCTGCACATCCAGGGAGACCTCCGCCACCGAGCTCGGCCGCTCCCCGGACAACCAGACCTCTCTTTCGGGCAACAATCGCACGTGCTCCTCGAGATAGCCGATCCGGAAGAACGGGTCCGCGTACTCCACGTGGGCAAGAAACAGCGGTTGTTGGATCCCCCGCCCCCGGGCCTGGCGGTACTGCGTGCCCTTCCACAGGGCCTCGAGCAACAAATCCACATCGTCCTCGCTCATCCCCGTCTCCCGGGCAATGGATGCGTTGATGATGCCGGGCATCACAAAGACGGCAAAGGGCAGGGTGTAGGTGGTCCAAATCGTCCCCTGTTGTTTCCCCGCGCTTTCCTCGGATTCTCCGCCCCGGCCACTCGCCTTCTCGTTGATGTCTTTACTCGGCATCACCACCGTGCCCTGGACATAGCGAGTTTCCACTGGATGAAGGGAGTGAGCCCAACCGAACTGCACCGGACCGGTGAGATGAAAGGAAGATCCCCCCACACTGTAGACCGCCCCAAACACCCGTACATCAAAAGCGCTCTCCTTCAAAATCTCATCCATATTTCCTTTGCGTCCGGAGCGCTCCTGAATCTTTTTCGCCAGACTCCCCCGCCCGAGCAACTTTCCATCCTCGGTCTTTTCTTCCCGAACGAACACAAACTTGTTTTTGCTGTCACCGCCGTCGGGATAACGGGCAAGGACGTAGTCCCGAACGTCTCGTTTGATGCTGACATCGGACAGGGAGATCCGCCCGTCCTCTTCACTGAACAGCCGCCGGGCATCGCTCTCATTTAAGGGATCCCGGTTTGGAATCCCGTCTTTCACACTCTTGACGAAAATGATTTCTCCACTGCGAAGATCTGACATCATGCTTCACTCCTTCTCGACATATTTGTGGTTTATACGAAAGGCGCAAGTGGCAATCCGTGAGGATTCAACGGCCTCTCAAATCGCCGTTTCGCTCTCTCCTCGATCGTCCTCGGCTCCCTCGGACTTTTTGTCCGGGCGATTCAGGCAGTATCCCGCCCAAAATGCGGCCAGAAAGCCATCGGGGTCCTTGCGCAGCCCCTCCTTGTGTTCCAGAAACCCGGCCATCAAGGAGCCCAGCAGCTTTTCTAAATCCCAGACACCGATGCGATGCCGGGCGGCGTGGGTTTTTAGGTTCATGAGCCCATATTTCAGAACCACTTCTGGCGTCACCTGATTCCCAAAGGTGATGACCCGGCTCTCTAAGTAATCCTTATTTGCCTTTAAAAAATAACGTTTGCCAAACTCCCGCAGCAGATATCCACTGGCAAATCCCAGTTCCTGAACATCTTTCCAAACCGGCGGGTGGTCGACAGAGCCCTTTAGAAGTTCCAACATTTCCGGCCATGGACGCATGGGTGCTTCCGCTCCTTTCGCAGCCAGTTTCGCCGAGTAGCGCTGGAGAAAATCCGAAAATACCAGGTCAAACAGAACTTCTTGCCGAATGTCAAACAATTTCTGTGTATACTGGGAAGTCAACTCCCGCAATCGGGCCGCCGCCAATTCCACAAATCGCCTTCGACTCAGGGGTCGGCCATGCAGCACACTGGCCAGGGTCGCCCAGACGTGGGCCGGCCCGTAGGCTTTGGCCAACAAGCTCGGAAGAGACAAGAAGGATTCCTTCATCCTCTCCGCCAGGTCCGGGCCCAGCAGCCGCTCCCGCAACGGTTCGCTCTCTTCAAAAACCTCTCGGACAAGGTCATGTACAGACTTTGCCATGGACGGGATGATGTCTTCGATCACCGCCCGAAGATGAATATCGGCCCGGCTGGGATCGCCAGAATAGTAGAGGATCATGAGCCGATACTCCTGGGATTCATCCACATCCGGCAGCCACATCTCCAACCCGGTCAACGTCTTGAGGTGGAGGTCCCTGGACGACTCAAAGACGACCTGATCCTGGCCCATCATTTTAGACATTTTCTGGATAAAGGCTTTTCGTTCGTCGGGGTCCATCAGCCATTCGTCCAGCACCGGCAGAGGGAGGACACCCCCATAGACGGTGGGAATGTCGGCGGCGCTGCGCATCCTTTGTTGTTTTATGCCCGACGGGCTGCTGGCAGGGGCGAAGATTTCCCGAGCCAGCGACAAGGGCATGGGCCTGGTGAGCCGATCGAACACCCGGCTCCCGTACGTCAGAGCCTTGTAGCAACCGGGGCAAAGCGCCACCCCCTCCACCAGCCGGTCTTGGGACAACTCGGTCGCCAAGGGTCCCACCCAGGTGGTGGTGAACCAGTTCCAAGCTTTCGAATAAGCGGAAATCACTTCCCCGGTTGCGCCGCAAAAGGCGCAGATGGCATCGTCGCCGGAGAGCCGTCCCTTTTCTTCCCCCTCGGCGATCTTGGACTCCCAGAAGCGATCCACCGTGCGCTCCAAGTCCGCCACAATCACCCGGCTCGCATTGAGAAAGCTCGGGGCCAGGATTCCTTCCCAACCCGTCCTCAGCGCATAACTTTGGGATTCGTACCGAAAGGTGCTGCCATCGTTCATGAGGGCGAGGACCAACAAGCCAATCGCTTTCTCTTTGGCCGGAAATTCCGTAGCTTTGAAGAATTCGTGGATCCGCTCAGAGAGTTCGTCCACCAAAGGATCCGGGAGATCCCCCGCTGCGGTTCTCTTTAGCCGGCCCCGGAGAAAAGTTTCCACCTCCGCGACGTCCTTGCGAAAGGCCTCCACGTGCTTTTCATAGAAAAGATATGCCGGAATCCCATAACGACCCTGGGGATGAAGGGGACTTCCCCCCACAGGTACCACGAAAGGGGCGGTCCGGGCGTGTTCGTAATCCGGATACGCGATTTCTTTCGTCTTTTTCCCCTCTCGCTCGGTATGAACCTGGACCCACCGAACCCACTCCACAGCAATGGCGTTAGTCTCCGGGTCCACCTCGGCGATCACCACATGGGACAAGAAAGTCTTGGCGTTCACATCTCCAATATCGGACACCTGATCCAAAATCATCGCCGGCGGCAGTCCGCCGCTGACAAAGGGTTTACCCAGCCGAATAAGGCTCTCGATCAACATGAACATCACCGCCTTCCTCGGTGTACGTTTTGATCAAATCCACGCACCCGAATCCCTGGCTGTTTTTACTTCCCAAGGAAAAATCCAAAGCCAGGGAGAGGACTGCGGGTGGACCGGTCAGTTCGAACCGACCCGAATACCCCTGCACAAAAACATCCCGGTATACGACGACAGATTTTTTCGTACGCCCCACCGGGCGGATGTCGAAGGCGAAATCCTCCTCCGGGAAGCCGATTTCGATCCCGATTTCATCCCGGGCCACCTTCACCTTTTTGCGCAGATTCTCTCGAACCACTTCGGAGAAAGAAGACTCCCTGGGGTGAAAATAAACCGTGTACTTTCGGCCATCCGGCTTGAAAAGCGTCGAATATGCGGTGATCGGCGACAAAGTCTGGACGAGGATCCGGGAGGACTGAACTTTCGGGTTCGAGCTTTCGACCTCCGCCAGTTCCAACTCTACATTCCCCAGGCGAAGCATCGCATCCCCCAGCAACCGATCCAGCACCGCATGAGTGAATTCGGCGAGGGGAGACACCACCACCAGCCGCACCGGGCCAAAAAACCGAATCAGTCCTTGGTCGCGAAGAACTTCGTACTTCCCCAGCAGCCGGGAAAAAGAGAACATGCGAAACTTCCGTTTCAGATAAGAATAGCCTTCGTCGTGGAGAAACGCGGCAAAATCCTCCGGCAGGATGTGATACAGCGCCGCTTGAACGTATTCGTTGTACGTCAGCGGCAGGACAAAATCGTCCCGACCGGATGACGGCCGCATCGTAAGCACTAATCGCAACCTATTCACCTCCTTCACCTACAGGAAACCCTCGGCACCTTTGTTCTACCACATCGACAGTGACAAGATAGCTGTCAGTAAACAACTGTTCCCAGCAAATTTTTTTGGTTACCCTGGGGACAGGCGCCGCTCGCCCGGGGTACATTTGTGAAGCCCGGTCTCCTCTCCCTTTTCCTTATTTATGATTTAAGTTGTATGGGATTGTCAACCTCTTTCAAGCAAAATTTCCTTGACCATCCATTGTCCTTCTCTCCGGTCTCGAGAGCATAAAAAAACCCCGGCAGGGGGCGACCACGCACACGCACAGCAATTTTACCAATGCCTTATAGGAATTCTAGTGATCACACACAAATGATAAAATTTCCATTCCTGTCTAGGATATCTAGATCTTGAGACCTTGAGGGTCGCCCGACTGATTCCCCATCTCCCGATCAATGGCCGCCAGCACTTCCCCGGCCCTGCCGATGAGGACCTCGTCGAACAGAGCCTGCTGGTCGGTGGGCTCGAGGTTGATGAGCACGCGTTTGCCTTGGCTGAGGGCCGGCAACTGGTTCACCGGGTAGACCTCGAGGCTGGTGCCAATCACGAGGACCAGATCGGCCGCCCGCATGGCGGTTTCCGCGGCGTTCCAGGCGTCCATGGGCAAGAGCTCCCCAAACATCACCACCCCCGGCCGAAGACGTCCCCGGCAGTGCGGACAGGGCTCGCCGCCGAGAAACTCCGCCTCTGTGGCCGGCCGTCCGCAATCCAGACAGTAAAACCGCCGCAGGGACCCGTGCAGCTCATGAACCGCCCGATTCCCGGCCATTTGGTGAAAGCCGTCGATGTTCTGGGTGGCCACCGCCTGAAGACGGCCCGCCTTCTCCCAGCGGGCCAGGATCTCATGGCCAAGGTGGGGCCGGTGCTTTTTGATCTCGTCGATGCGCTTCCGGTAAAATTCCCGCACCCTCGGGTAATTGGTCTCCAAGGCCTCCACCGTCGCCACCTCCCGGGGGTCGACTTGGGCCCAGAGCCCGCCCTGGGAGCGAAAATCGGGAATGCCGCTCTCGGTGGACATCCCCGCCCCGGTCAGCGCCACGGCCCGGCGCGCCTTCCGAAGCCACTGCGCCACCCGGCGAATCCCGTTATCCCTCGGTTCGCGTTCCCGTTCGCCCAACGTCGTCCCGCCTCCTATTCCAACAGGCTGAGAAAATCCGGAGCGGCCATGGTCACCCGAAATGGATCAAAAACAGCCGCCCACCCGTGTGTTTATTTTACCATGGGAGCGAGTGGGTTCACAGCCGGTGAACAGACCTCGACAAAAATCGACGATCGGGGGAGACCGCTTCTCTCTCACTGCTCTCTTGTCCATTGTCTCCGGGTTTTGGCAAAGGGATCAACTTTGTTCTTCCCCGCTTTTCGCGTACAATAGCACCCAGGAAACCCGGGGGAGGGTGAGCCGTGGAACGGTTTAATGGGGAAAAGAACCAGATCATTCAGGCCATTTTGGAGCTTAGTGACATGCTGATCCAGTTCCGCAACGAGGTCCGGGAACGTTTCGCGGACATGGATCGCCGCTTTGAACAGATCGAAGTACGCTTGGATCGGCTGGAGCAGCGCCAAGATCGTATCGAGGAGCGACTGGATCGCATCGAGGAGCGGCTAGATCGCATCGAGGAGCGGCTGGATCGCGTCGAGGAGCGGCTAGATCGGGTGGAAGAGCGGCTGGATCGCGTCGAGGAGCGGCTAGGCCATGTGGAAACAACCGTGCAAGAAATACAGGCTGACTTGACCGCGTTGAAAACCCAGGTGGACCAAATGGATACGCGACTCGCCGGTGTGGAACAGAAAGTCGAGAAGATCCACGATCGCGTCGAATACTTGAAAGAAAAAGTCATGGAACACGACCAAGATGTTCCAGATTAACCGTAAGCTTTCCGGACGGGCATGACCGGTAAAGGACCGAAAACATCGTTCGGTCCTTTACCGGTCGATGCACACCCTCATTTGGCGATCCCTCGGAGTTAATTTGCCAGCGATACCTTGACAGCGATGCTTGCGACGCGTATATTGTTTTTGGGTTTGTTAGTAAGCACTTACATACAATCATGCGGGATTGTGTTCCCAATCCGACAGGGCAGAGATGCGTCGCTCGAAGAAACGGATGCGATTGACCAGGGCGAAGGGGTGGTGTTGCTCAAGGATGACGGAGTTAAAACGAAAGAACATCGTACTTTGGATAGCACTCATTGCCTTGTTCGCGTTATCCTTCGTGTTGTCCGGGTGCCAGACGAAGACGGAAACAGTCGATTTTCCTGGCATACCGGTCGAGGTGACGCGTCTAAAACGCGGTGAAATTGTCCACGAAAGCGCGTATTACGGAGAGACGGAGAGCAGAACTCGCGTAACAGTCAGCGCGAAAGTTTCCGGGACTGTCAACCACCTGGCGAAACATAATGGTGACCGGGTCGATCAGGGCGAACTCATCCTGAGCCTTGACAATACTGACATCGAAGCGACGGTGGCGCAAGCTGCTGCTGCAGTTCAAGTGGCCGAAGCGAATGTGGAGAAGATCAAAAAAGGGCCTGAACCGGAAGAAATAACCGCCGCAAAAGAGAACGTGCGTCAGGCTGAGATCGCCGTCGAGGCCGCACGTACCAACCTTGAGCGGACGAAAAAACTTTTTGAAAACGGGGTCGTGAGTTTGAAAGAATCGGAAAACGTGCAACACGAATATGACCTTGCCATGTCGAGACTCGCCGCCGCCGAACAAAATCTTTTGCTTCTCAAGCGCTCACCAACCCCGGAGGCGGTCGCCGTTGCTGAAGCGGAACTCAATAAGGCCAGAACCTCTTATCATACGGCTCTCTCGAAGCGCAACGATGCTCGCGTGATAAGTCCTGTATCCGGTTATATCTCGGGACTTGTTATTCAAGAAGGGGAATTTTTGGCTGCCGGGACACCGTTTGCCGTGATCGAGAATCCCAACGCCTTCCACATTACGGTGCGGGTTTCAGAAAGCGACATCCATTTCGTTCGTTTGGGTGACAACGTGACCGTGAAGTTTCCAACTCTTCAGCTTTCGACCACGGGGGTAGTCGATGAAGTCTCGCCATCGGCCGATCCGCGCACAGGTCTGTTCCCAGTGAAACTCACGATTGAAAACCATGACGGTCAAGTGAAACCCGGCATGGTCGCGAACGTCATCATCCCCCTTGAACGGCATGGATCAGCTCTCGTCGTGCCGACGAACGCAGTCATCAACGACAAGGGCGATACATACGTGTATGTCGTCGAAAAGGGCGTTGCCAGAAAAAGGAAGGTCAATACGGGCATTCGCAGCGAACAATACGTAGAAATCATCGACGGGCTGTCCGTCGATGAAGTGGTTATCACCGCAGGCGTCGACCTCCTCGTCGACGGAGAGAGGGTTGTCGTGAGATGAGCTTTTATCATACATCTGTCAAACGGCCCCTCACGATTTCGATGATTGTCGTCATCGTTATGCTGCTCGGAATGTACGTTTTTTTCCGCATCCCGATTGATCTCTTTCCGGACATTGAGACGCCGGTCGTTACCGTCACGGTCAAGTACCCCGGTGCCTCACCGGAAGAGGTCGAAAACGGCGTTACCGATGTGCTCGAAAAAGAATTGAATACGCTGGAAAATTTAAAGCGGATCAGTTCCGTAAGCTCACAAAATGTCGCGCGCATTTTTGTTGAATTTAACTATGGGACGAATATCGATCTGGCCGAGAACAAAGTAAAATCCAAAATCGATGCGGTGCTGGGTGATCTGCCGTCCACCATCGAGGTCCCTGTCGTTGAGAAAGTGAGTCCCGCCGACCTGCCCGTCGTCGAAGTGGCCCTTTTCGGTGAACGCGATGACGTCGATCTCAAGATGCTCACGACATTTGCTGAAGACTGGATCAAACCGTCATTTCAGAAGATACCGGGTGTCGCTTCGGTGACCGTATTCGGAGGACGGACGAATGAAGTATCGGTTGCTTTGGATCCCAATCGCCTACAAGCATTCCACCTCAGCATCAATCAAGTTGAAGAGGCCATCAAGAAAGACAGCGTCACGCTCGCAGTCGGCAAAGCTCGAGAAGGGCAAAAAGAACTCTCCGTCAAAGTCGATGCCGACCTTCGCGATTTGTACCAACTCGAAAATATATCCATTCCCACGCCAACGGGGCCGCCGGTGCGCTTAAAAGACCTCGGCACCGTGAAGACCCAAGAAGCGGAAAACAATCAATACGCGTACTATAACGGCCAAAAGGCGTTGGCCATGTTTGTATATAAACAAAAAGATGCCAACACGCTTGACGTTGCCAGGCGCCTGAAGGCTGAGATCGAACGAATACGACCCGAATTGCAAACTGCGGGCGCAAACATCGCGGTGACCAATGATTCCTCCGCGTTTATCGACAAGTCGATTCGCACGCTGGCCGAACATGGGCTCATCGGAGCGACGCTTGCCGTGGTCATTCTTTATCTATTTTTAGCCGACGTAGCAGCAACGCTCGTCGTTTCAACGGCGATTCCGATCTCCATTGTGACGACGTTTTTGTTGATGTATTTCTCTAATTTAAGCATCAACCTGATCACGCTTGGAGCTCTTACGCTCGGAATCGGGCTCATGATCGACGATGCCGTTGTCGTTCTGGAAAACATTTTCCGGCACTACCGCGAAGAAAGAAAAACGGTTTTTCAAGCCGCTGTGGATGGAGTACGCCAAATTTCGGCGCCGGTCATCGCAAGCACCATCACGAAAATGATCGTCTTTTTGCCACTGCTCTTTGTCCAAGGCCTGACGGGACAACTCTTCTTGCCGCTTGCCTTGACGGTCATGTATTCACTTTTGGCTTCGCTCGTCGTTTCACTTACCGTAACACCGACGATCACGGCCATGCTCCTTGGTTTATCGGAGCGGTCAAAGTGGCTGTCTCGCCAGGGGAAAATAGCCCGTTTTCTCACCACTTCGCGCCACAAACTCCTGAATGGGTACAGAGGCTTTCTCGAATGGGCTTTGAATCACAAGGCGTTCGTTCTTTTACCTGCCGTGATCAGTGTGGTCATCGGCGTAGCGCTCGCGCCGCTTATCGGAGGGGAGTTTATGCCGAAGATGGACAGCGGCGAATTTACGATTCACATCGATATGCCGCCCGGTGCCAAGACCGCGGAGACAGACCGCGTTGTCAAAAGCATTCTCGATCGGTTACATGCGATTCCAGAAGTTCAGGAGACATTTGTCGGACTGGGCGCTACGCAATCGAACCCGACCATCGAGCAAACCGATAAAGCGTACATAAACGTCAATCTTCTTGGCAAGCGCGACCGGAAGCGAAGCACCGCAGACGTCGTTGAAATGGTACGCAGGGAGCTTGCCATGCCGGGCGTTAAACTTAAAGTTCAAGAAAAAGGGTTTGTCGTTTCTTCGCTATTTTCCTCTGATCCTGTCTACATTACAGTAAAAGGGGAAAATATCGATATGCTCAACCAGATCTCGTCGGACATCACCCGTATGGTGCGCACCATTCCCGGTGTCCGCGATGCGGATAATAGCCTCGGATTAAAAAAGGTCGAGTTTGTTCTGAACGTTGATCAAGAAAAAGCGAAATTGCATGGC is from Kyrpidia tusciae DSM 2912 and encodes:
- a CDS encoding efflux RND transporter periplasmic adaptor subunit — protein: MTELKRKNIVLWIALIALFALSFVLSGCQTKTETVDFPGIPVEVTRLKRGEIVHESAYYGETESRTRVTVSAKVSGTVNHLAKHNGDRVDQGELILSLDNTDIEATVAQAAAAVQVAEANVEKIKKGPEPEEITAAKENVRQAEIAVEAARTNLERTKKLFENGVVSLKESENVQHEYDLAMSRLAAAEQNLLLLKRSPTPEAVAVAEAELNKARTSYHTALSKRNDARVISPVSGYISGLVIQEGEFLAAGTPFAVIENPNAFHITVRVSESDIHFVRLGDNVTVKFPTLQLSTTGVVDEVSPSADPRTGLFPVKLTIENHDGQVKPGMVANVIIPLERHGSALVVPTNAVINDKGDTYVYVVEKGVARKRKVNTGIRSEQYVEIIDGLSVDEVVITAGVDLLVDGERVVVR
- a CDS encoding CRISPR-associated helicase/endonuclease Cas3, producing the protein MVRPFGECVARPAEGERQFPLPRHLETVASGVGNFQGQPAERLDYLAGWMHDIGKSNEKWQWYIESPRSRKGPPHSVYGAILYAYYAERLLNIWKMPRREKTELRRRVQWWCRDLLDHHGRLGDIEETEVPWRSFPPQWEHFDLPGIHDAVSRLFPEVAGSAPTVGSLKAWHKGFVDTWAKWYMDWTGQAVLARYEEAEAPVSCLRLSTASLIRADRFDAAQIEPRRLQREELEGALAHLEKFLEDKGRQAAGSTLAGGGLTGVTALRQRVHQQAVERYRQNPEGDLYVLKLPTGLGKTLTALRVALEIAGDRGKERIVYVAPYLTILSQAAGEIAKASGLEVMEHHSLSMTEDREWDDKAILLLESWQSPVVATTFNQMFRAFFAQRAQETLRLAGLENSVVIVDEPQIVDDSVWQPFLAMIQGAAREMNATFLFVTATLPPLRPGLKESPIHLAPPDIRYPDRYRARVVAEPWDEKQLADHLVGRERDTRHLAVILNTIGDAARVYRELSERLKDAGPADSEPRLLHLHGLMTPLHKRLRIEEMKERLGAGQRLWAVTTQIIEAGVDVSFQKVYRARPIYSSVIQAAGRVNRHGTGGEPGEIVVFSFLRGGEQDSRVWVYQNAIVREETDRSLSKAAEWLEHELYEEVDQYFSRCSARSSGAAKMKALVQAAQGRWSAVSGWSPFEQDPRRVSIFVPWGEGHLERRIFQDIRKRMNEFGIREVREIYERYLDRAWMGGLSFVARKRFMALTQQFIVSMPPKMALQVAANLADDVEIKLAADLVEYREDRGYADLAAGVVETGIL
- a CDS encoding NAD-dependent deacylase; the encoded protein is MGEREREPRDNGIRRVAQWLRKARRAVALTGAGMSTESGIPDFRSQGGLWAQVDPREVATVEALETNYPRVREFYRKRIDEIKKHRPHLGHEILARWEKAGRLQAVATQNIDGFHQMAGNRAVHELHGSLRRFYCLDCGRPATEAEFLGGEPCPHCRGRLRPGVVMFGELLPMDAWNAAETAMRAADLVLVIGTSLEVYPVNQLPALSQGKRVLINLEPTDQQALFDEVLIGRAGEVLAAIDREMGNQSGDPQGLKI
- a CDS encoding CRISPR-associated protein, whose protein sequence is MMSDLRSGEIIFVKSVKDGIPNRDPLNESDARRLFSEEDGRISLSDVSIKRDVRDYVLARYPDGGDSKNKFVFVREEKTEDGKLLGRGSLAKKIQERSGRKGNMDEILKESAFDVRVFGAVYSVGGSSFHLTGPVQFGWAHSLHPVETRYVQGTVVMPSKDINEKASGRGGESEESAGKQQGTIWTTYTLPFAVFVMPGIINASIARETGMSEDDVDLLLEALWKGTQYRQARGRGIQQPLFLAHVEYADPFFRIGYLEEHVRLLPEREVWLSGERPSSVAEVSLDVQDLGRVLRDYRDRVARVRWWIDPSLDIKGELPGEKQAAW
- the cas6 gene encoding CRISPR-associated endoribonuclease Cas6, with translation MLTMRPSSGRDDFVLPLTYNEYVQAALYHILPEDFAAFLHDEGYSYLKRKFRMFSFSRLLGKYEVLRDQGLIRFFGPVRLVVVSPLAEFTHAVLDRLLGDAMLRLGNVELELAEVESSNPKVQSSRILVQTLSPITAYSTLFKPDGRKYTVYFHPRESSFSEVVRENLRKKVKVARDEIGIEIGFPEEDFAFDIRPVGRTKKSVVVYRDVFVQGYSGRFELTGPPAVLSLALDFSLGSKNSQGFGCVDLIKTYTEEGGDVHVDREPYSAG
- the cas5 gene encoding CRISPR-associated protein Cas5, producing the protein MGQVMRLLVFDLKGTLAHFRRPDTTATHASYPVITRTALRGLLGSILGLAEFSGESWAGIQLLSPVRTVLQELSLLGKGFLTSGPAMNRPTSIELVVNPAYRIYYHGDYQEELMARIREGRSHYHTYLGSAFALTFPRFVGSWEVPEVELTPGMTYRCRTVLPTQVVQGLVMSPGDSKLQVGRIGGVHYHYLGGRRFRGAVHLVYEVQGQPISFVPAASPAEPKVRFAQLGDEVVCLW